The Flaviramulus sp. BrNp1-15 genome has a window encoding:
- the proB gene encoding glutamate 5-kinase translates to MKQKKRILLKIGSNTLTKETDNISRGKIEDIANQIAKLQDTCEFIIVSSGAIAVAKQFVKLESKGKAINVKQALASIGQPHLIRIYQEIFREYGLLTSQCLLSYSDFEKEESKTNISDTINVLVNNNYIPIINENDTVATDEIKFGDNDKLGALTASLLNVDLFIIATNTNGIYTKDSIESKTPKTIEEVIDFNELEKQVVNSKSSHGSGGMLSKIEAASVTRKANIETWIVNGIEDNFIINAFENKVPFTKVK, encoded by the coding sequence ATGAAGCAGAAGAAACGCATATTACTTAAGATAGGCTCTAACACACTTACCAAAGAAACCGATAATATTTCAAGAGGTAAAATTGAAGATATAGCAAACCAAATTGCAAAACTTCAGGATACTTGTGAGTTTATTATTGTGAGTTCTGGTGCAATTGCTGTGGCTAAACAGTTTGTAAAATTAGAAAGTAAAGGTAAAGCTATAAATGTAAAACAAGCCTTGGCATCTATTGGTCAGCCTCATTTAATTCGTATTTATCAGGAGATTTTTAGGGAGTATGGTTTGCTAACTTCACAGTGTTTGTTGTCATACTCAGATTTTGAAAAAGAAGAAAGTAAAACAAACATTTCAGATACTATAAATGTTTTAGTAAACAACAATTACATACCAATTATAAATGAAAATGATACTGTTGCAACCGATGAAATTAAGTTTGGTGATAATGATAAATTAGGTGCATTAACCGCATCACTTTTAAATGTTGATCTATTTATTATCGCAACTAATACCAATGGTATTTATACTAAAGATTCTATTGAAAGTAAAACACCAAAAACTATAGAGGAAGTAATAGATTTTAATGAATTAGAGAAGCAGGTTGTTAATTCAAAATCGTCTCACGGTAGCGGTGGTATGTTGTCTAAAATTGAAGCCGCTTCAGTAACAAGAAAAGCAAATATAGAAACATGGATTGTAAACGGGATAGAAGATAATTTTATTATAAATGCCTTTGAAAATAAAGTGCCGTTTACCAAAGTAAAATAA
- a CDS encoding glutamate-5-semialdehyde dehydrogenase produces MNTLLSIEKRNAVLLEMAVLLEQESEAIIKINKADLEAYNGDDISMFDRLKVDDSKVNEMIKSVTHLASQDDPVGVERFSFKHENGMQVYNKTASFGTVLIIYESRPDVTVEAAGIAFKSGNKILLKGGKESLKSNLKIVELWHQALKKHETLTDWVEYLQFNRIETQAFLENPTQKVDLIVPRGGERLIAFVKQHATCPVIVSGRGNNFVYVEKEADLGIALHVIMNGKSKISACNAVDKVLIDENLADKNEFIQTLISKLKDSKIEVLGDNAISKAYDLEQIPSDDIWYEEFLDYKIVIGEIASNQEAIKMINKYSGGHSSSIITSNNDEAKLFMENVDTAAVYHNTSTRFTDGGQLGLGGELAISTDKLHQRGPIGLQHLVTNKWYVHGNGQIR; encoded by the coding sequence ATGAATACTTTATTATCCATAGAAAAAAGAAATGCAGTATTGCTAGAAATGGCTGTGCTTTTAGAGCAGGAAAGTGAAGCTATTATTAAAATTAATAAAGCTGATTTAGAAGCTTATAATGGTGATGATATTTCTATGTTTGATCGCTTAAAAGTTGACGATTCAAAAGTTAACGAGATGATAAAATCGGTAACACATTTAGCATCTCAAGACGATCCGGTTGGTGTAGAACGTTTTAGTTTTAAGCATGAAAATGGGATGCAGGTTTATAATAAAACAGCATCGTTTGGTACGGTTTTAATTATTTACGAATCGCGTCCAGATGTAACCGTTGAAGCAGCTGGAATTGCATTTAAATCGGGTAATAAAATTTTACTTAAAGGAGGAAAAGAATCATTAAAATCAAATCTAAAAATAGTTGAATTATGGCATCAGGCTTTAAAGAAACATGAAACCTTAACAGATTGGGTTGAATATTTACAATTCAACAGAATCGAAACACAGGCTTTTTTAGAAAACCCAACTCAAAAAGTTGATTTAATTGTCCCACGTGGCGGTGAACGATTAATCGCTTTTGTGAAGCAGCATGCTACTTGCCCTGTAATAGTTAGCGGACGTGGTAACAACTTTGTGTATGTTGAAAAGGAAGCCGATTTAGGTATTGCTTTACATGTTATCATGAATGGTAAGTCGAAAATTTCTGCGTGTAATGCAGTTGATAAGGTTTTAATTGACGAAAATCTTGCTGATAAAAACGAGTTTATTCAAACATTAATTTCAAAATTAAAAGATTCTAAAATAGAAGTTTTAGGAGATAATGCTATTTCAAAAGCTTATGATTTAGAACAAATTCCATCAGATGATATTTGGTATGAAGAGTTTTTAGATTATAAAATTGTAATCGGTGAAATTGCTTCAAATCAAGAAGCAATCAAAATGATAAACAAATATTCTGGTGGACATTCTTCATCTATAATTACATCAAACAATGATGAAGCAAAATTGTTTATGGAAAATGTTGATACTGCAGCAGTTTATCATAATACTTCAACCAGATTTACAGATGGTGGACAATTAGGCTTAGGTGGCGAGTTAGCAATTAGTACAGATAAATTACACCAACGTGGTCCCATAGGTTTACAGCATTTGGTAACTAATAAATGGTACGTTCACGGTAACGGACAAATACGTTAA
- the argC gene encoding N-acetyl-gamma-glutamyl-phosphate reductase, which translates to MIQVGIIGGAGYTAGELIRLLINHPKTKINFVYSTSNAGNKISKVHQDLVGSLDLEFTDTVNPDIDVLFLCLGHGNSVKFLSANTFSANTKIIDLGNDFRLEKDKTFKGKTFVYGLPELQKEDIEKANYIANPGCFATAIQLALLPLAEKGLLNNDVHINAVTGATGAGTSLSATTHYTWRDNNFSYYKPFTHQHLGEINQSVKQLQDGFSSDINFMPNRGNFSRGIFATLYTVFEGDIEEAKTIFKEFYKDAKFTFVSDEELHLKQVVNTNKCLIHLHKHNNKLLVTSIIDNLLKGASGQAIQNMNLMFGLNETEGLNLKATYF; encoded by the coding sequence ATGATACAAGTAGGAATCATTGGAGGTGCTGGCTATACTGCAGGCGAATTAATTAGACTATTAATTAATCACCCTAAAACAAAGATAAATTTTGTTTATAGCACATCTAATGCAGGCAATAAAATTAGTAAAGTACATCAGGATTTAGTTGGAAGTTTAGATTTGGAGTTTACAGATACTGTAAACCCAGATATTGATGTTTTGTTTTTGTGTTTAGGTCATGGGAATTCAGTGAAGTTTTTATCTGCAAATACATTTTCAGCAAACACAAAAATTATTGACTTAGGAAATGATTTTAGACTTGAAAAAGACAAAACTTTTAAAGGAAAAACATTTGTTTACGGTCTACCTGAATTACAAAAAGAAGACATTGAAAAAGCGAATTATATTGCAAATCCAGGCTGTTTTGCAACAGCAATTCAATTGGCTTTATTACCATTGGCAGAAAAAGGTCTTTTAAATAATGATGTACATATTAATGCTGTAACCGGTGCAACAGGTGCAGGAACGTCACTTTCTGCAACAACGCATTATACCTGGAGAGATAACAATTTTTCGTATTACAAACCTTTTACACATCAGCATTTAGGAGAAATTAATCAATCGGTTAAGCAATTACAAGATGGTTTTTCTTCAGATATTAATTTTATGCCTAATCGAGGAAATTTTTCAAGAGGCATTTTTGCAACGCTTTACACCGTTTTTGAAGGCGACATTGAAGAAGCTAAAACCATATTCAAAGAATTTTATAAAGACGCCAAATTCACTTTTGTTTCAGATGAAGAATTGCATTTAAAACAAGTAGTGAACACGAATAAGTGTTTAATTCATTTGCATAAGCATAACAACAAATTATTGGTGACCAGTATTATCGATAATTTATTAAAAGGCGCATCAGGTCAAGCTATTCAAAACATGAATTTAATGTTTGGATTAAATGAAACTGAAGGATTGAATTTAAAAGCAACTTATTTTTAA
- a CDS encoding GNAT family N-acetyltransferase — protein MKVLIADKSHIKYAEIICETIAESAAVRGTGIARRTPEYISTKMENGNAVIALDGDKFAGFCYIEKWGHGKFVANSGLIVHPDYRGEGLAKQIKHKIFEHSRNKFPDAKIFSITTGLAVMKMNSDLGYKPVTFSELTDDQTFWDGCQTCKNYDVLTRTNRKMCLCTGMLYDPAKENKKIHNHDYDKKVWTRLKNIKQTMFLKKDKKQ, from the coding sequence ATGAAGGTTTTAATAGCCGATAAATCACATATTAAATACGCAGAAATCATTTGCGAAACCATTGCAGAATCTGCAGCTGTTCGAGGTACAGGTATTGCTAGACGTACTCCAGAATATATTTCAACAAAAATGGAAAACGGTAATGCTGTTATCGCTTTAGATGGAGATAAGTTTGCTGGGTTTTGCTATATAGAAAAATGGGGACATGGTAAGTTTGTTGCCAATTCAGGTTTAATTGTACATCCGGATTATCGCGGAGAAGGACTTGCTAAACAAATTAAACATAAAATTTTTGAACATTCCAGAAACAAGTTTCCGGATGCCAAAATTTTTAGTATCACTACAGGTTTAGCTGTAATGAAAATGAATAGCGATTTAGGTTATAAACCAGTTACTTTTTCTGAATTAACCGATGATCAAACATTTTGGGATGGCTGTCAAACTTGTAAAAATTATGATGTTTTAACGCGAACCAATCGAAAAATGTGTTTGTGTACAGGAATGTTATACGATCCTGCAAAAGAGAATAAAAAAATACATAATCACGATTACGATAAAAAGGTTTGGACTAGATTGAAAAATATTAAGCAAACCATGTTTCTTAAAAAAGACAAAAAACAATAA
- the proC gene encoding pyrroline-5-carboxylate reductase → MKIAIIGTGNLGSSIAKGLISHKSFTSLYLSDKNTTAVKAFYDEDYVTVTNDNVLAVKNSDMVIFALQPKHIDKVLESVASKITKKHVVISVAAGVDISRIENILGSDKNIIRVMPNTAISIGKSMTCIAANETAQDKVELAQKIFNQLGTTMVISEDLVQAATVICASGIAFWMRLVRATTQGAIQLGFEAEQAHELATQTCYGAASLLIESGRHPEQEIDRVTTPSGCTIEGLNAMEHQGLSSALIQGIVASFEKINQIKEN, encoded by the coding sequence ATGAAAATAGCTATTATAGGAACAGGAAATTTAGGAAGCTCAATTGCAAAAGGACTTATCAGTCATAAATCCTTTACTTCATTATATCTAAGTGATAAAAACACTACGGCTGTTAAAGCATTTTACGATGAAGATTATGTTACAGTAACTAACGATAATGTTTTAGCTGTAAAAAATTCTGACATGGTCATTTTTGCATTACAACCTAAACACATTGATAAAGTTTTAGAAAGTGTTGCATCAAAAATAACTAAGAAACATGTTGTGATTTCGGTAGCTGCTGGTGTTGATATTTCCAGAATTGAAAATATTTTAGGAAGTGATAAAAACATAATTCGTGTCATGCCAAATACAGCGATTTCTATAGGAAAATCTATGACCTGTATTGCAGCAAACGAAACAGCTCAAGATAAAGTGGAGTTGGCTCAAAAAATATTTAATCAGTTAGGAACAACAATGGTGATTTCTGAAGATTTAGTTCAAGCAGCAACCGTTATTTGCGCTAGTGGAATTGCGTTTTGGATGCGTTTAGTTCGTGCAACTACACAAGGCGCTATTCAATTAGGCTTTGAAGCAGAACAAGCGCATGAGTTAGCAACACAAACCTGTTATGGTGCAGCGAGTTTGCTAATAGAATCGGGTAGACATCCAGAACAGGAAATAGATCGAGTAACAACACCAAGTGGATGCACGATAGAAGGTTTAAACGCTATGGAACATCAAGGATTAAGTTCAGCATTAATACAAGGTATTGTAGCGTCTTTTGAAAAAATCAATCAAATTAAAGAGAATTAA
- a CDS encoding aspartate aminotransferase family protein, which produces MPLFDVYPLYNVTPVSGKDIHIYDENGTEYLDLYGGHAVISIGHAHPNYVNAITNQVSKLGFYSNAVQNPLQVELADKIEALSGCKDYELFLCNSGAEANENALKLASFKTGKERVVAFKNGFHGRTSAAVAATDNKNIIAPINAQQKVTILELNDILGVKAELEKGDVCAVIVEFIQGVGGLDQATADFFEQVFALCKANNTMFIADEVQSGYGRSGKFFAFQHYNVTPDIISIAKGMGNGFPIGGILIHPDIEAKHGMLGTTFGGNHLACAAGLAVLNTIEEEALMENVNAMSEYFMSIAKTIPQIKNIKGRGLMLGLEFDFEVGDLRKKLIYNHHIFTGGASNKKLLRILPPLTIKKEHINQFFEALKKEL; this is translated from the coding sequence ATGCCATTATTTGACGTTTATCCATTATATAATGTAACACCAGTTTCGGGTAAAGATATTCATATTTACGATGAAAATGGTACAGAGTATTTAGATCTTTATGGTGGTCATGCCGTTATTTCAATTGGGCATGCACATCCTAACTATGTAAATGCTATTACGAATCAAGTTTCAAAATTAGGATTCTATTCAAATGCAGTTCAAAATCCGTTACAAGTTGAATTAGCTGATAAAATTGAAGCACTTTCAGGGTGTAAAGATTACGAATTGTTTTTATGTAATTCTGGTGCAGAAGCTAACGAAAATGCTTTAAAATTAGCATCTTTTAAAACAGGAAAAGAACGTGTTGTTGCTTTTAAAAATGGGTTTCATGGGCGTACTTCAGCTGCTGTTGCAGCAACCGATAATAAAAATATTATTGCTCCAATTAATGCACAACAAAAAGTAACAATACTTGAGTTAAATGATATTTTAGGTGTAAAAGCAGAACTTGAAAAAGGCGATGTTTGTGCGGTAATTGTAGAGTTTATTCAAGGTGTTGGTGGTTTAGACCAAGCCACCGCAGATTTTTTTGAACAAGTATTTGCACTTTGTAAAGCCAATAATACCATGTTTATTGCCGATGAGGTACAATCAGGTTATGGACGTTCAGGTAAATTTTTCGCATTTCAGCATTATAATGTAACACCCGATATTATTTCCATAGCGAAAGGTATGGGTAATGGTTTTCCTATTGGAGGAATTTTAATTCATCCTGATATTGAAGCTAAACACGGAATGCTAGGAACTACTTTTGGAGGTAATCACTTAGCATGTGCAGCAGGTTTGGCTGTTTTAAATACTATTGAAGAAGAAGCTTTAATGGAAAATGTTAATGCTATGTCGGAATATTTTATGTCGATTGCGAAAACGATTCCGCAGATAAAAAATATAAAAGGAAGAGGCTTAATGTTGGGGTTAGAATTCGATTTTGAAGTTGGAGACCTAAGAAAAAAACTTATTTATAACCATCATATTTTTACTGGTGGCGCATCAAATAAAAAACTGTTAAGAATTTTACCGCCATTAACGATTAAAAAAGAACATATTAATCAGTTTTTTGAAGCTCTAAAAAAGGAATTATAA
- a CDS encoding argininosuccinate synthase: MKKLVIAYSGGLDTSYCAVSLSKEYEVHAVSVNTGGFTKGEIEKIEANAYKMGVTTYKNIDAVATFYQKVVKYLIFGNVLKNNTYPLSVSAERIIQAIEIVEYAKSIDAEYIAHGSTGAGNDQVRFDMIFQTLAPNIKIITPIRDEKLTRQEEIDYLKKNGIDMSWEKAKYSVNKGLWGTSVGGAETLTSEKPLPDSAYPSQLKHAEEEKVKLTFNKGELVAVNGVENDPEINIETLNNLASAYAIGRDIHVGDTIVGIKGRVGFEAAAALITIKAHHLLDKHTLTKWQLQHKEYIASFYGMHLHEGQYLDPVMRDMEAFLQSSQGKVSGDVTVTLKPYHFSLDGISSKHDLMNAKFGSYGEENKGWTADEAKGFIKILGNQNKIYQQVNSES, encoded by the coding sequence ATGAAAAAATTAGTAATAGCTTATAGTGGCGGATTAGATACATCATATTGTGCTGTAAGCTTATCAAAAGAATATGAAGTACATGCTGTAAGTGTAAATACAGGTGGTTTTACCAAAGGTGAAATTGAAAAAATTGAAGCCAATGCATATAAAATGGGTGTTACTACCTATAAGAATATTGATGCAGTAGCAACATTTTACCAAAAAGTTGTGAAGTATCTAATTTTTGGTAATGTTTTAAAAAATAACACTTATCCATTATCTGTAAGTGCAGAGCGTATTATTCAAGCTATTGAAATTGTTGAATACGCTAAAAGTATTGATGCAGAATATATTGCTCACGGAAGTACTGGTGCAGGAAACGATCAAGTGCGTTTCGATATGATTTTTCAAACTTTAGCACCCAATATTAAAATCATCACACCAATAAGAGATGAAAAATTAACCAGACAAGAAGAGATCGATTATCTTAAAAAAAATGGTATCGATATGTCTTGGGAAAAAGCGAAATACTCTGTTAATAAAGGGCTTTGGGGAACTAGTGTTGGAGGAGCAGAAACCTTAACTTCAGAAAAGCCATTGCCTGATAGTGCTTATCCATCGCAATTAAAACATGCTGAAGAAGAGAAAGTAAAATTAACTTTTAATAAAGGTGAATTAGTTGCAGTTAATGGTGTTGAAAATGACCCTGAAATCAATATTGAAACCTTAAACAATTTAGCGTCTGCTTATGCTATTGGTAGAGATATTCATGTAGGCGATACTATTGTAGGTATTAAAGGGCGTGTTGGTTTTGAGGCAGCGGCAGCGTTAATTACTATAAAAGCTCACCATTTATTAGACAAGCATACGCTAACAAAATGGCAATTACAACATAAAGAATATATAGCAAGCTTTTATGGTATGCATTTACATGAAGGTCAGTATTTAGACCCAGTAATGAGAGATATGGAAGCCTTTTTGCAAAGTAGTCAAGGCAAAGTTTCTGGAGATGTAACGGTTACTCTTAAACCTTATCATTTTTCTTTAGATGGAATTTCTTCTAAACACGATTTAATGAATGCCAAGTTTGGAAGTTACGGTGAAGAAAATAAAGGGTGGACAGCCGACGAGGCTAAAGGATTTATTAAAATCCTTGGTAATCAAAACAAAATTTATCAACAAGTAAATTCAGAGTCATGA
- a CDS encoding N-acetylornithine carbamoyltransferase, translated as MKNYTSIHDIDNINSWIEEAKQLKENPFKFKALGKNKTLGLLFFNSSLRTRLSTQKAALNLGMDPIVMNVSGDAWGIEFGDGTIMDGNTAEHIKEAAAVVSQYCDIIAVRAFPTLTDKEKDESEQVLNAFKKYASVPIVNMESATGHPLQGLTDAITISEHSKKVKPKVVLSWAPHVKALPHAVANSFIQAMQKMDVEFVITNPEGYDLNPEITANTPILHNQEEAFKDADFVYTKNWSSYQDYGKVLNTDPNWMITKQKLNDAKFMHCLPVRRNVVVEDAVLDSDSSLVIEQANNRTYAAQLVLKKILENL; from the coding sequence ATGAAGAATTATACCTCCATACACGATATAGATAATATCAATTCTTGGATTGAGGAAGCTAAACAGTTAAAGGAAAATCCGTTTAAGTTTAAAGCATTAGGGAAGAACAAAACTTTAGGACTACTGTTTTTTAATTCCAGTTTACGTACACGATTAAGTACACAAAAAGCCGCTTTAAATTTAGGAATGGATCCCATTGTGATGAATGTTTCTGGTGATGCATGGGGAATAGAATTTGGAGATGGCACCATCATGGATGGCAACACTGCAGAACATATAAAAGAAGCTGCAGCAGTGGTTTCTCAATATTGCGATATAATTGCAGTTAGGGCTTTCCCAACATTAACGGATAAAGAAAAAGATGAAAGTGAGCAGGTTTTAAATGCTTTTAAAAAATATGCTTCAGTGCCAATCGTGAATATGGAAAGTGCTACAGGTCACCCACTACAAGGTTTAACTGATGCGATTACTATTTCAGAACATTCAAAAAAAGTAAAACCCAAAGTAGTTTTAAGTTGGGCGCCTCATGTAAAAGCATTACCGCATGCAGTAGCCAATAGTTTTATTCAGGCTATGCAGAAAATGGATGTAGAATTTGTTATTACTAATCCAGAAGGTTACGATTTAAACCCAGAAATCACAGCTAACACACCAATTCTTCATAATCAAGAAGAAGCTTTTAAAGATGCAGATTTTGTGTATACCAAAAACTGGAGTTCATACCAAGATTACGGAAAAGTGTTGAATACAGATCCAAATTGGATGATAACAAAGCAAAAATTGAATGATGCTAAATTCATGCATTGTTTACCAGTCCGTAGAAATGTGGTTGTAGAAGATGCAGTTTTAGATAGTGATAGTTCTTTAGTAATAGAACAAGCAAATAATAGAACTTATGCGGCGCAATTGGTTCTTAAAAAAATATTAGAAAATCTTTAG